From the genome of Gracilibacillus salitolerans, one region includes:
- a CDS encoding N-acetylneuraminate synthase family protein, with protein sequence MNMKIPRLVAEVGCNHKGDMELAKEFINIAASFCKVDIVKFQKRSNKELLTKEQYNAAHPNPANSYGNTYGEHREFLEFSMEQHKQLKEWCEESGIIYCTSVWDLTSAKEIASLNPVLIKIPSACNNNLSMLEWLADNYPGEIHLSFGMTKYVEEERVIQLFEDKGRNKDLVIYSCTSGYPVPFEDICLLEIDRLKKKYHKRVKEIGFSGHHLGIAVDIAAYTLGASIIERHYTLDRTWKGTDHAASLEPEGLRKLKRNLDVTHEALQFKNEEILDIEKVQREKLKYRER encoded by the coding sequence ATGAATATGAAGATACCCAGATTAGTAGCAGAAGTTGGTTGTAACCATAAAGGAGATATGGAATTAGCGAAGGAGTTTATCAATATTGCTGCTTCTTTTTGTAAAGTGGATATTGTGAAATTTCAGAAAAGAAGTAATAAAGAATTATTAACGAAGGAACAATATAATGCAGCACACCCTAATCCTGCAAACTCATATGGAAATACATATGGAGAACATCGAGAGTTTCTCGAATTTAGTATGGAACAACATAAACAATTAAAAGAATGGTGTGAAGAGTCAGGAATAATTTATTGTACTTCTGTTTGGGATTTAACCTCTGCCAAAGAAATTGCATCACTAAATCCTGTACTTATCAAGATTCCTTCAGCTTGTAATAATAATTTATCCATGTTGGAATGGTTAGCTGACAATTATCCAGGAGAAATTCATTTATCGTTTGGGATGACAAAATATGTAGAGGAAGAAAGAGTTATTCAGTTGTTTGAAGACAAAGGTAGAAATAAAGATTTAGTGATCTATAGTTGTACTTCAGGATATCCAGTTCCTTTTGAAGATATATGTCTCTTAGAAATAGATCGATTAAAAAAAAAATACCATAAAAGAGTAAAAGAAATTGGGTTTTCAGGACATCACTTAGGGATTGCTGTAGATATAGCTGCGTATACGCTAGGAGCATCTATTATAGAGCGTCATTATACACTGGATAGAACATGGAAAGGTACTGACCATGCTGCGTCTTTAGAGCCAGAAGGTTTACGTAAGCTAAAACGTAATTTAGATGTTACTCATGAAGCACTACAATTTAAGAATGAAGAAATTTTAGATATTGAAAAAGTACAAAGGGAGAAACTAAAATACAGGGAGAGATAA
- a CDS encoding acylneuraminate cytidylyltransferase family protein — MLPYLGKNIAFIPVRGGSKSIPLKNIKKINGEPLVYWVLNATAMCPEIDHVVVSTDCANIKNVINSYNFNNVTIIDRSFEVSTDQASTEAVMLEFTKKYDFDNIVLTQATSPLLSKNDISKGLILFESTNVDSVISVVRQKRFIWEDYGDGAVPINYNIYKRPRRQDFDGYLIENGAYYITSRKELIKTGNRISGCIGTVEMAEETYYEIDEPSDWIIAESLMKSLNK, encoded by the coding sequence TTGTTACCATATTTGGGTAAAAACATTGCTTTTATTCCAGTTAGAGGTGGTAGTAAATCCATACCGTTGAAAAACATAAAGAAAATTAATGGGGAGCCTTTAGTCTATTGGGTCTTGAATGCCACAGCTATGTGTCCTGAAATAGACCATGTTGTAGTATCGACTGACTGTGCAAATATTAAAAATGTAATAAATAGCTATAATTTTAATAATGTAACAATTATTGATCGATCTTTTGAAGTCTCGACAGACCAAGCTAGTACTGAAGCTGTAATGTTAGAATTCACAAAGAAATATGACTTTGACAATATTGTCTTAACACAAGCTACATCTCCCTTGTTATCTAAGAATGATATAAGTAAAGGTTTAATTCTATTTGAAAGTACTAATGTTGATAGTGTGATATCAGTAGTTCGTCAAAAAAGATTTATTTGGGAAGACTACGGAGATGGAGCAGTTCCTATTAATTATAATATCTATAAAAGGCCAAGAAGACAAGATTTTGATGGTTATCTAATAGAAAATGGCGCCTATTATATTACATCAAGGAAAGAATTGATTAAGACTGGAAATAGGATTTCAGGATGTATTGGAACAGTGGAGATGGCTGAAGAAACATATTATGAGATTGATGAACCTAGTGATTGGATTATAGCCGAGAGTTTAATGAAAAGTTTAAATAAATAG
- a CDS encoding TylF/MycF/NovP-related O-methyltransferase, with the protein MKIMIKLPSFDKKFEYENNFYLSCDSTRISKFIAHYELYKRTVNLPGHFVETGVFKGASFTRFAAFRELLETNSSKKLIGFDTFDKFPDTEFEQDKGYREKFVGAAGDESITKDQLIQILERKGNNNGIELIEGDITHTVPQYVINNPELKISLLNLDVDIYEPAVIILDELYPKLVRGGILILDDYGVFPGETKAIDEYFKNKNVKIQKLPFSKTPSFIVKDEI; encoded by the coding sequence ATGAAAATTATGATTAAATTACCCTCTTTTGATAAAAAATTTGAATATGAAAATAATTTTTACTTATCTTGTGACTCTACGAGAATCAGTAAGTTTATTGCACATTATGAACTTTACAAGAGAACAGTAAATTTACCCGGTCATTTTGTTGAAACAGGTGTTTTTAAAGGTGCATCGTTTACTCGTTTTGCAGCTTTTAGAGAATTATTAGAAACTAATTCTTCCAAAAAATTAATTGGATTTGATACATTTGATAAATTTCCTGACACAGAATTTGAACAAGACAAAGGTTACAGGGAAAAGTTTGTAGGAGCTGCGGGAGATGAATCGATTACAAAAGATCAACTAATTCAAATACTAGAACGTAAAGGAAATAATAATGGTATAGAATTAATTGAAGGAGATATTACGCACACGGTTCCACAATATGTAATTAATAATCCAGAATTGAAAATATCGTTGTTGAATTTAGATGTAGACATATATGAACCTGCAGTAATTATTTTAGATGAATTATATCCTAAATTAGTAAGAGGAGGGATTTTAATTTTGGATGATTATGGTGTTTTTCCTGGTGAGACAAAAGCTATTGATGAATATTTTAAAAATAAAAATGTAAAAATCCAAAAATTACCATTTAGTAAAACGCCAAGTTTTATAGTTAAAGATGAAATATAG
- a CDS encoding glycosyltransferase family protein, whose amino-acid sequence MKKIVISIISNVLVKDEVVIQETYNFFSDEGYVIEQFLDNEQQIQVDQLPLIIDQIKSKYSEQDLLRVIVISNIRPLILSWFRCYNTIADDFVFLVNSDESIRVYENQLPIVNYLSEYSDNSISEEKLIGKIYINDFPIESGFGFYLFSFARYNYFQGLEHFEERRHQKNIIQKNYVYKNNEYFFFMKGIKERLDIKLDESHTKPFLNINKKLIALLEENPEFMIHLFVEISNLDERKAFIYDLLMKLIEVYSSFTPDKQINFYSMVKKYIKKSKIAFVDKMSFYNILVKLEATKDIILQDIISEIKQDKENIKYHYPLITNSLFYVSKERVEIYPEVINDRMDILERVLNYYNPKTVMKYNSKLKTGRVKKIAIITSQLLDIKHSPTLLALTVTKYLKKIDPSLEIKIYVDDMYIYCKEELGFPHMYTSINSYKVKQTHDEFLSGIEGIEVVYTNKSDTRKKTLQNEVSEVIDFNPDVIYLMGADFSLRAWELSKQIPTVVMNMTPEPSNFKYGHIYTAKHDVRLFESQLRKFNIKQNDRIFKKVIHGNVLPPLKKDYKRSDLGVGKNDFVIVTAGNRLDGDIDIDFINIIKAFLNKFCNVKWILIGNGNHKLIKRELVNEVNSRRIIFRSYEEDLQSIFKLCDLYVNPFCEGNGRIGRMAMNMYLPIVSHTSASDISDNIGSEYQVDKDKYLLKMIYYYENENARESVGKTMKEKAQANVKHPLNWAKHLITVLNTAFGTKL is encoded by the coding sequence ATGAAAAAAATAGTTATTTCAATCATTTCAAATGTATTAGTTAAAGATGAAGTAGTAATTCAGGAAACATATAATTTTTTCTCTGATGAAGGATATGTGATAGAACAGTTTTTAGATAATGAACAACAAATTCAAGTTGATCAACTTCCGCTTATAATTGATCAAATAAAAAGTAAATATAGTGAACAAGATCTTTTGAGAGTAATTGTGATATCTAATATAAGACCATTAATTTTAAGTTGGTTTCGATGTTATAATACAATAGCTGATGACTTTGTATTTTTAGTTAACAGTGATGAATCAATTAGAGTATATGAGAATCAACTACCTATAGTGAACTACTTATCAGAATATAGTGATAACTCTATTTCCGAAGAAAAGCTTATAGGGAAAATCTATATAAATGATTTTCCCATTGAATCTGGATTTGGGTTCTATCTATTTTCATTCGCAAGATATAATTATTTTCAAGGTTTAGAACACTTTGAAGAGCGCAGACATCAAAAGAACATAATTCAAAAGAACTATGTTTATAAAAATAATGAATACTTTTTTTTCATGAAAGGAATAAAAGAACGATTAGATATAAAATTGGATGAGTCTCATACTAAACCATTTCTAAATATAAATAAGAAATTAATTGCACTTTTAGAAGAAAATCCAGAGTTTATGATTCATTTATTTGTTGAAATATCTAATTTGGATGAGAGAAAAGCATTTATTTATGATCTTTTAATGAAGCTTATTGAGGTTTATTCATCCTTTACTCCTGATAAACAAATCAATTTTTATAGTATGGTCAAAAAATATATAAAGAAAAGCAAAATAGCATTCGTTGATAAAATGAGCTTTTATAATATATTAGTGAAACTTGAAGCAACAAAAGACATAATACTACAAGATATAATTAGTGAAATAAAACAAGATAAGGAAAATATCAAGTATCACTATCCATTGATAACAAATTCACTATTTTATGTTTCTAAGGAGCGTGTAGAAATATATCCGGAAGTTATTAATGATAGAATGGATATTTTGGAAAGAGTATTAAACTATTACAATCCTAAAACAGTAATGAAATACAACTCAAAATTAAAAACGGGACGAGTCAAAAAAATTGCAATAATCACAAGTCAATTATTAGATATTAAACATTCTCCAACATTGCTAGCGCTAACTGTTACCAAATATTTGAAAAAAATAGACCCTTCTTTAGAAATTAAAATCTATGTCGATGATATGTATATATATTGCAAAGAAGAGCTAGGATTTCCGCATATGTATACTTCAATAAATTCCTATAAGGTAAAACAAACTCATGATGAATTTTTAAGCGGTATAGAGGGAATCGAGGTCGTGTATACGAATAAAAGTGACACCCGTAAAAAGACGTTACAAAATGAAGTGTCAGAAGTAATAGATTTTAATCCAGATGTGATTTATTTAATGGGGGCAGATTTTAGTTTGAGAGCTTGGGAACTAAGTAAACAGATACCAACAGTGGTAATGAACATGACTCCAGAACCATCTAATTTTAAGTATGGGCATATTTACACAGCTAAGCATGATGTTAGATTATTTGAATCTCAATTGCGTAAATTTAATATTAAGCAGAATGATCGAATCTTTAAAAAAGTAATTCACGGTAATGTTTTACCACCATTAAAAAAAGATTATAAAAGAAGTGACTTAGGTGTTGGTAAAAATGATTTCGTTATAGTAACTGCTGGAAATAGGTTAGATGGGGATATTGATATAGATTTTATAAACATTATCAAAGCGTTTCTAAATAAATTTTGCAATGTTAAGTGGATTTTAATAGGTAATGGAAACCATAAATTGATAAAAAGAGAATTAGTAAATGAGGTTAATAGTAGAAGAATTATCTTTAGATCATATGAAGAGGATTTACAATCTATTTTCAAATTATGTGATTTATATGTAAATCCGTTCTGTGAGGGAAATGGTAGAATAGGAAGAATGGCAATGAACATGTATTTACCTATAGTAAGTCATACTTCCGCTTCTGATATTTCAGATAATATCGGTAGTGAATATCAGGTGGATAAAGATAAATACCTTCTAAAAATGATTTATTATTATGAAAATGAAAATGCAAGGGAAAGTGTAGGAAAAACAATGAAGGAAAAAGCTCAGGCAAATGTAAAGCATCCTTTAAACTGGGCAAAGCATTTAATAACAGTATTGAATACAGCATTTGGTACTAAATTATAA
- a CDS encoding sulfotransferase family protein codes for MTYFFLMCSERAGSNLITKMFDAHPKVCGPSPKHILNPVLRNLFRYKDLNNVRNWEYLLNDIYQLIEVNFSIWKKEFTRTELFDLAPPGEISTLLKNIFNAEALQNKKQHIFIKENQIYQIMTYILTFFPRAKFVYQVRDPRDMALSWKKSTIHHGGVIQAARRWKLDQQQFAKEHFLLKQQKRSILVKYEELITDPEMYLRDICRALDIEYSSSMIKFYQIEETKINANKNIAWSNLSRKVISQNKNKYLDELTEKEIKCIEKICYPEMSFFNYQTENSISELDNITEKELKEFDTIEQELYLNKENIRQEVYKNIEAKKVFYHKIMN; via the coding sequence ATGACGTATTTTTTTTTAATGTGTTCAGAAAGGGCTGGAAGCAATCTTATTACGAAAATGTTTGACGCTCATCCTAAGGTATGTGGTCCATCACCAAAACACATTTTAAATCCTGTTTTACGAAATCTATTTCGATACAAGGACTTAAATAATGTTAGGAATTGGGAATATTTGTTGAATGACATTTATCAATTAATTGAAGTCAATTTTTCGATTTGGAAAAAGGAATTTACAAGAACAGAGTTATTCGATTTAGCACCACCTGGTGAAATTTCAACATTATTGAAAAATATTTTCAATGCAGAAGCCTTACAAAATAAAAAACAACATATTTTTATAAAAGAAAATCAAATTTATCAAATTATGACTTATATATTAACTTTCTTTCCTAGAGCCAAATTCGTCTATCAGGTTAGAGACCCCCGAGATATGGCATTGTCTTGGAAAAAAAGTACTATTCATCACGGTGGAGTCATTCAAGCGGCAAGAAGGTGGAAATTAGACCAGCAACAATTTGCAAAAGAACACTTTTTATTGAAGCAACAAAAGAGAAGTATATTAGTGAAATATGAAGAACTAATCACAGATCCTGAAATGTATTTACGTGACATTTGCAGAGCACTGGATATTGAATACAGTAGTTCTATGATTAAATTTTATCAGATAGAGGAAACTAAAATAAATGCAAACAAAAATATAGCATGGAGTAATTTGTCTCGTAAAGTGATAAGTCAAAATAAAAATAAGTATTTGGATGAGCTAACTGAAAAAGAAATAAAGTGTATAGAAAAAATTTGCTATCCCGAAATGAGTTTCTTTAACTATCAAACTGAAAATTCAATTTCGGAATTAGATAACATTACTGAGAAAGAATTGAAAGAATTTGATACTATAGAACAAGAGTTATACTTAAACAAAGAGAATATTAGGCAAGAAGTATATAAAAATATAGAAGCTAAAAAAGTTTTTTATCACAAAATAATGAATTAA
- the rfbA gene encoding glucose-1-phosphate thymidylyltransferase RfbA, producing the protein MKGIILAGGSGTRLYPLTKSISKQMLPIYDKPMIYYPLSVLMLAGIREILIISTPRDSYYFKELLGDGENLGIDIIYKNQEYPNGLAEAFIIGEDFIGNSPVCLVLGDNIFYGSNFGNIVQRHANLIEGGLIFGCLVKNPSSYGVVEVDEQKNVLSVEEKPVNPKSYYAIPGLYFFDSKVVDYAKKVEPSERGELEITSIIERYQQEENLKVQLLGRGLAWLDTGTHESLLEASNFVEAVQKRQGLYISCIEEIAYRRGYIDEKQLKSLAQPLLKTEYGKYLLDILEMDGIVI; encoded by the coding sequence ATGAAGGGAATAATACTTGCTGGTGGATCTGGTACAAGGTTATATCCTTTAACTAAATCCATTTCTAAACAAATGCTCCCTATATACGATAAACCTATGATTTATTACCCCTTATCTGTATTAATGCTAGCAGGTATTAGGGAGATATTAATTATTTCAACTCCACGAGATTCTTATTACTTTAAAGAATTATTAGGTGATGGTGAGAATCTAGGAATAGATATTATTTATAAAAATCAGGAATACCCTAACGGTTTAGCTGAAGCATTTATAATTGGAGAGGATTTTATTGGAAATTCACCAGTCTGTTTAGTGTTAGGTGATAATATATTTTATGGTTCAAATTTTGGTAATATTGTGCAAAGACATGCGAATCTGATAGAAGGTGGCTTAATCTTTGGATGTTTAGTTAAAAATCCTAGCAGTTATGGAGTCGTAGAAGTTGATGAACAAAAAAACGTATTGTCCGTCGAAGAAAAGCCTGTTAATCCTAAATCTTATTATGCAATACCAGGTCTTTATTTCTTTGATAGTAAAGTGGTGGATTATGCCAAAAAAGTAGAGCCTTCAGAAAGAGGGGAATTGGAGATTACCTCAATAATCGAAAGGTATCAACAAGAAGAAAATTTAAAGGTACAGCTTTTAGGTAGAGGTTTAGCTTGGTTAGATACTGGTACGCATGAATCCCTTCTTGAAGCTTCTAACTTTGTAGAAGCAGTACAAAAACGCCAGGGGTTGTACATATCTTGTATTGAGGAAATCGCTTATCGACGTGGGTATATCGATGAAAAACAATTAAAAAGTTTAGCCCAGCCACTACTAAAAACAGAATATGGAAAGTATTTACTCGATATATTAGAAATGGATGGAATAGTAATATGA
- the rfbB gene encoding dTDP-glucose 4,6-dehydratase, whose translation MKVLITGGAGFIGGNFVSYMIKKYPAYEIYNLDALTYAGDLAKHEDILNHKNYHFIKGNIVNRSAIYSLFQQGKFDCVIHFAAESHVDRSIEDPEVFTRTNVSGTQVLLDAAKDIGVKKFVHISTDEVYGELELNSDNLFTETTPLQPNSPYSASKASSDLLVNSYYRTYDLPVNITRCSNNYGPYQHAEKLIPLTISKVLNKQEIPVYGDGKNVRDWLHVYDHCTAIDLVLHEGVNGEVYNIGGNNEKSNIAIVSSIIEILDGSLDLIEYVTDRLGHDRRYAIDSSKISKLGWRPMYNFNIGLKKTIDWYVKNQNTFKEKVNKNGNV comes from the coding sequence ATGAAAGTTTTAATTACAGGCGGAGCAGGATTTATCGGTGGTAACTTTGTTTCTTACATGATCAAAAAATACCCAGCATATGAAATATATAATTTAGATGCACTCACGTATGCTGGAGATTTAGCGAAGCACGAGGACATTCTAAATCATAAAAATTATCATTTTATTAAAGGAAACATTGTGAATAGATCGGCTATTTACTCCTTATTTCAACAGGGGAAATTTGATTGTGTCATTCATTTTGCAGCAGAAAGTCATGTTGACCGTTCGATAGAAGATCCCGAAGTTTTTACCAGAACGAATGTTTCAGGGACACAAGTGCTCTTAGATGCAGCTAAGGATATTGGTGTAAAGAAATTTGTTCACATTTCTACGGATGAAGTGTATGGTGAATTGGAATTAAACTCAGATAATCTTTTTACAGAAACAACCCCATTACAGCCAAACAGCCCTTATAGCGCAAGCAAGGCATCTTCTGATCTTTTAGTCAATTCTTATTATCGCACGTATGATTTACCAGTAAATATAACGAGATGTTCCAATAATTATGGACCATATCAACATGCGGAAAAATTAATTCCATTAACGATATCGAAGGTTTTAAATAAACAGGAAATTCCAGTCTATGGCGATGGCAAAAACGTCCGTGATTGGCTTCATGTTTATGACCATTGCACTGCCATAGATTTAGTACTTCATGAAGGAGTTAACGGAGAAGTATACAATATTGGCGGAAATAATGAAAAATCAAATATTGCCATAGTATCTTCCATAATAGAAATACTGGATGGGTCACTAGATTTAATCGAATATGTAACTGATCGATTAGGCCATGACAGAAGATATGCCATCGATTCATCTAAAATAAGCAAATTAGGTTGGCGACCTATGTATAATTTTAATATAGGGTTGAAAAAAACAATCGATTGGTATGTAAAAAATCAGAACACTTTTAAAGAGAAGGTTAATAAAAATGGAAATGTTTAA
- a CDS encoding DegT/DnrJ/EryC1/StrS family aminotransferase — protein sequence MEMFKYPIYVTQPLTPNILEVTKEIEQVLESKWLTNFGNKHELLVEELKNYLEVGHLSLFNNGTSALTLGLKALELTGEVITTPFTFPATVQALDWNNLTPVFCDVEKNSLNINPDKIEEKITGKTSAILAVHVFGNPCNVEKIQQIADKYNLKVIYDGAHAFGAQYKGESLANFGDMTMFSFHATKLFNTIEGGALVYPDNRLAEKLRVLTNFGLSSPEKVEVSGFNGKMNEIQAVIGLGNLRVLEEERKNRERIRQTYVGEFTKIPGIRIITNRKKRESSYQYFVIEIDEDEFGISRDKLHYGLKSYNIFTRRYFYPLCSEFHWYRDLDSAKRKNLPIAWEKVNQVLTLPFYGGLEDEKIKIVCDAIKEIQFKNAL from the coding sequence ATGGAAATGTTTAAATATCCTATATATGTTACACAACCACTAACTCCAAATATTTTAGAGGTAACAAAAGAAATTGAGCAAGTATTAGAGAGTAAATGGTTAACTAATTTTGGAAATAAGCATGAACTACTAGTAGAAGAATTAAAAAATTATTTAGAAGTAGGTCATTTATCTTTGTTTAACAACGGAACATCGGCTCTTACTTTAGGTCTAAAAGCATTGGAGTTAACGGGAGAAGTAATTACAACACCTTTCACTTTTCCTGCAACCGTTCAGGCACTGGACTGGAACAATTTGACACCAGTATTTTGTGACGTTGAAAAGAATTCTCTGAACATTAATCCTGACAAGATTGAAGAAAAGATAACAGGTAAGACATCTGCTATCTTAGCAGTGCATGTATTTGGAAATCCTTGTAATGTTGAAAAAATTCAACAAATAGCAGATAAATATAACCTAAAAGTAATTTATGATGGTGCTCATGCCTTTGGTGCACAATACAAAGGAGAATCGCTTGCTAATTTTGGAGACATGACAATGTTTAGTTTTCATGCAACAAAATTATTTAATACGATCGAAGGAGGGGCATTAGTATATCCTGATAATCGTTTAGCTGAAAAATTAAGAGTGTTGACTAATTTTGGCTTATCTAGTCCCGAAAAAGTAGAAGTATCAGGTTTTAATGGAAAAATGAATGAAATTCAAGCAGTAATTGGTCTAGGGAATTTAAGAGTATTAGAAGAAGAACGAAAAAATAGAGAGAGAATCAGGCAAACTTATGTTGGTGAATTTACAAAAATTCCCGGAATTCGTATTATTACAAATAGAAAGAAGAGAGAAAGCAGCTATCAATACTTTGTAATTGAAATTGATGAAGATGAATTTGGTATATCAAGAGATAAGCTTCATTACGGACTTAAGTCGTATAATATTTTTACTAGAAGATATTTTTATCCTTTGTGTAGTGAATTTCATTGGTATAGAGATTTAGATTCAGCAAAACGAAAAAATTTACCAATAGCTTGGGAAAAAGTTAACCAAGTTTTAACACTCCCATTTTATGGTGGTTTAGAAGACGAAAAAATAAAAATAGTTTGTGATGCAATTAAAGAAATACAATTTAAGAATGCGTTATAG
- a CDS encoding WbqC family protein, producing the protein MKKTAIMQPYLFPYIGYFQLIHAVDAFVIYDDVQYIKRGFINRNKILVNKNEHLFTFSVNKAPRDYKINERFYSEAFFKQKENFLHTIDRNYKFSKNFNEIYRLLVNILEVDIKNNVAKINYFTIKAIAKYLDIKTTFLFSSDLPVPTGLKGQDRILAINSLTDSQHYINAIGGEELYTQDVFSKNNIDLNFLQTKPIEYNQNTDQFIPNLSIIDVLMHNSREQVHELLNSYILV; encoded by the coding sequence ATGAAGAAAACAGCTATTATGCAACCATATTTATTTCCGTATATTGGTTATTTCCAACTTATACATGCAGTGGATGCTTTTGTTATATATGATGATGTTCAATATATTAAAAGAGGTTTCATTAATAGAAATAAAATATTAGTTAACAAGAATGAACATTTATTTACTTTTAGTGTTAATAAAGCACCTAGAGATTATAAAATAAATGAGAGGTTTTATTCCGAAGCCTTTTTTAAACAAAAGGAAAACTTTTTACATACAATAGATAGAAATTATAAATTTTCTAAGAATTTTAATGAAATATATAGATTATTAGTTAATATCTTAGAAGTGGATATAAAGAATAATGTTGCAAAAATTAACTATTTTACTATAAAAGCAATAGCTAAATATTTAGATATTAAGACTACATTTTTATTTTCTTCTGATTTACCTGTTCCTACGGGTTTAAAAGGACAAGATCGGATCTTAGCAATTAATTCATTAACGGACAGTCAGCATTATATTAATGCAATTGGCGGGGAAGAGTTATATACACAAGATGTTTTCTCAAAAAACAATATAGACCTTAATTTTCTACAAACTAAACCTATTGAGTATAATCAAAACACGGATCAATTTATACCAAACCTTTCAATTATAGATGTCTTGATGCATAACTCAAGAGAACAAGTGCACGAATTACTGAATTCCTATATACTCGTATAA